ATCAAATTGTCAAGGAGTTTTTTTACAGTACTATTATTATTAATGCCCTTAAATCACTGAAAGACTTTATTGGCTATATTTTTTGCGATAAGCAGGTTTTCTTTCCTCCCGATATCCAACCATTCGGAGTTGTTATCTTCAAATGCCTTCACAGGTAATTCTTTTTCTGCGAGATTCAAGTATAAATCTACCAGAGAGAATTTTTCTTCACTTGGCATGAAAGAAAATATTTTTGGCGACATCATGTGAACGCCCATGAAAGAAAGTTCTGAAATCTCTCCGACTGGTTTTCGTTTTAATAATGTTTCATTTTTGTCGATCGATTTCCAGCCGCAGAGATTTTTTTCTTCATCGATTAAAAAATATCTTTTTGTATTCCTCCGTCTGACCGCGATAGTTGAAAGCGACTCCGCTTCCTGATGAATATCGATCATTCGTTGGATATTGAGGTTTGTAATTATATCAACATTGTGAACAAGAAATGGTTCATCACCTGCAAAAAACCATGAAGCTTTTTTTAATCCTCCTCCTGTTTCGAGTATTTTTTCTTCGGTGGAAATTTCAATATTCGCTCCATTCCAGGATTTTGAATTAACGAACTCAATTATTTTATCAGCCAAATGATGAACATTGATGATAATCTCCGAAAAGCCGAGAGAGAGAATTTTTTTTATTTGTAATTCTATTAAAGGCGTCCCATTAATTTCTATTAGAGCTTTTGGGGTGTGTGCTGTGATTGGTTTTAATCTTGTGCCAAAGCCTGCGGCTAAAATCATTGCTCGCATATCTGATCAGCTTAAAGATTCAAGTTCACGATGACGGATTTCAATAGTTATATCATATTTTGATTTTAAATGTTCAGCAAGCTTATTCGCACAAAAAACTGAGCGGTGCTGGCCGCCAGTACAACCAAACGATACAAACAAATCCGTAAAGTTTCTCTTTTGATAATTTTCAATCGAATGCTTAACCAGACTTATCGTGTGTGAAAGAAATTCTTCCATCTCTTTTTCTTTTCCAAAAAATTCTATTACCTCTCGATCGTTGCCCGTTAGTCTCTCATACTCTTTATATCTGCCGGGATTGGGTAATGAACGACAGTCAAAAACATATCCTCCGCCGTGTCCTCTTTCATCCCAAGGGATTCCTCTTTTGTATGAGAAACTTTGAATTCGAACTGTCAGTCTAAGATTCACATCACCGAATTGCCTTAGATACGAAGACTGAACAAGTTTTTCCCATGCTTTCATTAATGATGGAATTTGAACAGGCAGATCAGCATGCTGCAGAAGCCATTCGAGATTTTGGATTGCATAAGGAACGCTTTTTAAGAAATGTTCCTTCCGTTCATAAAATCCTCTAAATCCATAAGCACCAAGTGCTTGAGTGATCCTAATAAGAACATATCCATAATAGAATTGCATGAACTTTTTGGAATCTACCTTAATGAACTTCCCCACTTCGTTCATATAATGGGTTAAAAGTTCTTCGCGGATTTGATTTGGGATATCAGCTTTTGCATCGAACAGAAGTGATGCGATATCATATTGAAGGGCACCCTTTCGGCCTCCTTGATAATCGATGAAGTACGGCTTTTCATTAAAGATCATTATGTTTCTGGATTGAAAATCTCTGTAAAGAAAAAAGTCCTGTGGAGCTTCTAACAAAAAATCACAAAACTTCTGAAAGTCATCTTCCAGCTTCTGTTCATCAAAAGATATTTTGGCAAGCTTCAAAAAATAGTATTTGAAGTAATTCAAATCCCACATCATCGATTGGCGATCAAAACTACCGCGTGGATAACAGACTGAATAATCCAAGTCCTTTCCTGCAACAATTTGAAATCTCGGCATAATGCTGATGATCTCTTTATATAATTTGATGAGATTCTCTGAAAAGTTTTCTTTCTCTCGCGTTTTTACTAATAAAGAGAAGAGAGTTTCATCACCAAGATCCTGCTCAAGGTAAATATGATTATTAAGATCTTCCGAATAGATTTGAGGGACATTCAATCCTTTTAATTTGAAATGCCTGGAAAAAGTTAGAAAAGCAATATTCTCACTTCGGTCAGGATTATAAACACCCATAGCAGTTTTGTGTGAGCCGTGAATTCTGAAATATCTTCTGTCTGATCCAGAAAGCGGGAGAGGGGAGATTTCCTTCACCGATTCGCTACACCATTCTGTAAATAGTTTTGTAAGATTTTGTTCTAGTTTCTTATCCAATTTTCAACTGCTTTTAGTTTAATTTAAGTTTTTAAGAATAAAGTTGGAAATAAAATATCACTTTGATACTATCATACCCAGATCAGAATCGTCGAAAATAAGTTTTATATCATTCATGCAGCATTTAAATTATATTTGAAAAAAGATTGATTGTGCAAACTTGAAAAATAAAATAAAAATAATCGCAGATTCAAAGATTCCATTTTTGCAGGGAGTATTAGAACCATTCGCAGAAATATCCTACATCGATCCGGCTCTAATCACAAATGAAGTTGTTAATGATGCCGATGCTTTGATCATTAGAACCAGAACAAAATGCGATGCAAAGCTTCTTGAAAATTCTTCTGTTAAATTTATTGCAACAACCACTATAGGATTCGACCATATTGATACAACTTTTTGTGATGTGAATGGGATAAAATGGATTAATGCCCCCGGTTGCAATTCGAATTCAGTCATGCAGTATGTGGCGTCAGCATTATTAACTTTAGCTAATCAAAAAAAATTCCAGCTAAACGAACTGACAATTGGGATTGTAGGAGTAGGAAATGTCGGAAGCAAAATTGAGAAGCTTAGTAAAATTTTTGGAATGAAAGTTTTGTTAAATGATCCCCCCCGCGAAAGAAAAGAAGGAAGCGGAAAATTTGTCCCCTTAGATTATTTGATCGCACATTCCGATATTATCACTTTACATGTACCTCTTAATATTAGTGGACTCAACAAAACATTTCACCTCTTTGATCATAATTTAATTGAAATCTTTAATACTGATAAAATTCTAATTAACACTTCTCGTGGAGAAGTTATCTCCACAGACGCACTTAAAAATGCGATTAAAAATAAAAAGATTACGAACTGTATTTTGGATGTTTGGGAAAATGAGCCGCAGATTGATCAAGAGCTTTTAAATATGGTTGACATTGCCACTCCCCACATTGCAGGATATTCTATCGAGGGAAAAGCAAACGGAACTGCAGTTTGTGTTAATGCAGTAAATAGTTTTTTTTATTTAGGACTTGAGCATAACTGGTATCCAAAAAACCTTCCGGCAGCAAATAATCCGTTATTGATTGAGTTTGACAGCAAAGAAAAATCGCTTTATAAGATTATTTATGATTGTATAAATGCGACTTACAATATTCTTGATGATGATTATAAGTTACGAAGCTCGACCAATGAATTCGAGAGTCAACGGGAGAACTATCCTGTCAGGAGAGAATTTAACTATTATAAAGTCAAATCAAGTAATGGTAGTGAAAGTCTAAGAGCTGCTATTTATGAACTGGGATTTAATTTAGTTTAGAGTAATTTTTAATTTTTATTTCAAAATACAGCGCAATTTCACGGACAGTCGGGTTTTAAAAGAAAATAAGCCGACTTTATATCGGCTTAAATCATTGAAAAACAATGGGCTAGAAAGTGAGCGCGGAGCCTGTCCCAATTTATCGGGATGGATTCTTCCAAAGGCAACATTTTCTGAAAACCAACGACTCCTCCGACAAGTCGGAGTGCTCTACCCCTGAGCTTTCTTTAGATATTCAATTGCTTTTGTAGAATTCTTGAATGATTTCAATTTTGACTCTAATCCTCTTGCATCAAGAATTGATTCACATTCCACTGCAATTTCTAACTCCCAAGCCTCTCTTGTCCCTGTAAATCCTTTATGCTTTCGACTATGTTGAGAAATTCGCTGCTCTAAGTTTGATGTTGAACCGATATATCGTCTTCCTCTATCCGAAATCAGTATGTACACCCAATGTTTCTTCATAAGCAAAAAAGCCTTGAATAGTTATCAAGGCTTTACATTGTGAGCGCGGGTGGATTCGAACCAACGACTCCCTGCTTAAAAGGCAGGTGCTCTACCCCTGAGCTACGCGCCCAAATTCATTTTTTCAAACAAAATATCACTCAGACTAAAGACCCCTCCGACCTGTCGGAGTGCTCAACACATGAGTTACGCGCACAACCAAAACTATTTAACTGAGCATTTTCTTATACTAAGTTTTACTTAGGGAGTGCAAAATTAAAAAAATTAGAATACTAATCCAAATACTTGGTCCAATAGTGTATTAATTTTTACCCTTCGTAGTAAATATTACTTTACTGCATGAAAATTAACAACCGAAGTTAACAGTAGAAACATATTTAAAGAGAAATTTTTATATTTAATTAATTTAGAAGACAGAATTACTGAACAACGGAATTCAAAATATTGCAATTTTTGGATCGACTGGATCTATTGGCCGTTCAAGCTTAGAAGTTATTTCAAAGTATCCAGACAAATTCAAAGTTTCTTACCTTACAACGCACAAGAATATTGAGTTACTTGTTTCTCAAGCACGCGAGTTCAATCCAGATGCTGTTGTTGTCACTGATAACCAGGCATACGGAAAACTCACTGAACAAAATTTATTAAGGTGCGAAGTTCTCCCCATCTCTGGATTGATTCAAATTGCAAAAAGCGATAATGTCGATATTGTAATCGCAGCTATGGTCGGATTCGCCGGGATGGAATCAACTATAGAAGCCGTTAAAAACAAAAAGAGAATTGCATTAGCAAACAAAGAAACGCTTGTTGTAGCAGGACATTTAATTACTGAGCTTGCAAAGGAAAACGGAGTTGAAATTATTCCTGTAGACTCTGAACATTCTGCAGTGTTTCAATGTTTGGTCGGTGAGAAGATTAATAGTCTGAATAAGTTGATTTTAACTGCATCAGGCGGGCCTTTTTTAAAACGGCAAGCTGATGAATTCCAAAACATAACTATCGATGAAGCTCTTGCCCATCCAAATTGGAAAATGGGAACTAAAATTACAATCGATTCCGCCACAATGATGAACAAAGGTCTCGAGGTTATCGAAGCCCGATGGTTGTTTGGAATTGGTCATGAGAAAATCGATGTTTTGGTTCATCCTCAATCAATAATTCATTCGATGGTTGAATTTACTGATGGATCAATAAAAGCTCAGCTTGGAATTCCTGACATGAAGCTCCCGATTCAATATGCTCTAAGCTACCCTGAACGATTGGATCATAATTTTTCACCTATGGATTTTTCTAAACATTCCACTCTGACTTTTGAAGAACCTGATTTACTCAAATTTAGATGTTTAGATCTAGCATATAAATCTCTCGATTCCGGTGGCACATATCCAGTAGTGTTGAATGCCGCTAACGAAGTCGCTGTAGAAAAATTTTTAACAAAAAAAATTACGTTTGATAAGATCCCAAATATTATTGAAAGTGCATTGGAAAAAAACAAATTTAACTCCAATCCCGATTTGGAGGAAATTATTGAATGTGACAAAGTTACTCGTGATATTTGTAATAATTTTGCTTAAGGAAATAAATGGAACTATTTAATTCGATATTTTACTTTGTACTGACAATTGGCATTTTAATAACAGTTCATGAATTCGGACATTTCATTGCAGCTAAGTTGAGCAAGATGCGCGTTGATGCTTTTGCAGTTGGTTTCGGTCAGCGACTATTTGGTTATAACAAACTCAAAGGATTTTCTTTTGGATCTCTTCCTAAGGATATTGATTTAGAAGGGAACACCGATTACCGATTGTGCATCCTTCCTTTGGGTGGTTATGTGAAAGTTGCAGGAATGATAGATGAAAGTCTCGATAGAGAATTTTTAAATAATGAACCGCAACCATGGGAGTTTCGTTCTAAATCAACAGGAAAAAAATTATTTGTTATCTCTGCTGGAGTATTAATGAATATACTCCTCGCATTTTTAATTTTCTGGGGAGTAAATATTTTCAAGCCTATTCAGCACTTAAAAACAACCGAGGTTGGATACATTCCTTCAAAAAGTGCGATAGAACTTGCTGGATTTAAACAGAACGATAAAATAATTTCTGTCGATGGCAAAGAAGTTAAATATTGGGATGAAATACTCAACCACATTTTCATAAAAAGAATTGGTGAAGAATTTACTGCTGTTGTTGAGAGAGATGGTAAATTAAAGACATTGCAAGTAAACAGTAATTTATTGCAATTCGATAAATCAGAAGGGATAACACTGTTACCGAGACAAACTAAAGTAGTGATAAATCAAGTAACTTCAAATTCACGAGCCGAAAACGCTGGATTAAAAAGCGAAGACGTCATTGTGAGTTTGAATAATGAAAACATAATTTCAAATAAACAGTTAATAGATATTATCAGCAGCAACCCTGAAAAAAGTATCCCGATGATGTATGCAAGAGGCAAAGATACAATCGCAACGAATGTCATACCAAACGAGGAGGGCAAAATTGGAATTTTAAGTTCAATGATAATAGATGCGCCTGTTGAATATGAATCTCATTCATTTTTTGGTGCCGGGTTGCAGGCAATGAAAAATTGTTATGAAAACACTCTCTTATTTTTCAACATAGTTGGGAAGGTAATTTTGGGCAAGGTAGAATTCGCAAAAGCATTCGGCGGACCGATCCGTATTGCTCAAATGGCGGCACAAACAGCGGATGTTAATCTTTTCAGCTTTATTAATTTTATTGCACTGCTGAGTTTAAGTTTAGCTATTATTAATATTCTCCCATTTCCGGTTCTCGATGGAGGACATATAATTATAATTTTATTAGAAGGAATATTTCAGAGAGAAATTCCATCAAAAGTTAAAAT
Above is a window of Ignavibacteria bacterium DNA encoding:
- a CDS encoding nucleotidyltransferase family protein, which encodes MRAMILAAGFGTRLKPITAHTPKALIEINGTPLIELQIKKILSLGFSEIIINVHHLADKIIEFVNSKSWNGANIEISTEEKILETGGGLKKASWFFAGDEPFLVHNVDIITNLNIQRMIDIHQEAESLSTIAVRRRNTKRYFLIDEEKNLCGWKSIDKNETLLKRKPVGEISELSFMGVHMMSPKIFSFMPSEEKFSLVDLYLNLAEKELPVKAFEDNNSEWLDIGRKENLLIAKNIANKVFQ
- a CDS encoding phosphotransferase enzyme family protein, producing the protein MDKKLEQNLTKLFTEWCSESVKEISPLPLSGSDRRYFRIHGSHKTAMGVYNPDRSENIAFLTFSRHFKLKGLNVPQIYSEDLNNHIYLEQDLGDETLFSLLVKTREKENFSENLIKLYKEIISIMPRFQIVAGKDLDYSVCYPRGSFDRQSMMWDLNYFKYYFLKLAKISFDEQKLEDDFQKFCDFLLEAPQDFFLYRDFQSRNIMIFNEKPYFIDYQGGRKGALQYDIASLLFDAKADIPNQIREELLTHYMNEVGKFIKVDSKKFMQFYYGYVLIRITQALGAYGFRGFYERKEHFLKSVPYAIQNLEWLLQHADLPVQIPSLMKAWEKLVQSSYLRQFGDVNLRLTVRIQSFSYKRGIPWDERGHGGGYVFDCRSLPNPGRYKEYERLTGNDREVIEFFGKEKEMEEFLSHTISLVKHSIENYQKRNFTDLFVSFGCTGGQHRSVFCANKLAEHLKSKYDITIEIRHRELESLS
- the pdxB gene encoding 4-phosphoerythronate dehydrogenase PdxB — protein: MKIIADSKIPFLQGVLEPFAEISYIDPALITNEVVNDADALIIRTRTKCDAKLLENSSVKFIATTTIGFDHIDTTFCDVNGIKWINAPGCNSNSVMQYVASALLTLANQKKFQLNELTIGIVGVGNVGSKIEKLSKIFGMKVLLNDPPRERKEGSGKFVPLDYLIAHSDIITLHVPLNISGLNKTFHLFDHNLIEIFNTDKILINTSRGEVISTDALKNAIKNKKITNCILDVWENEPQIDQELLNMVDIATPHIAGYSIEGKANGTAVCVNAVNSFFYLGLEHNWYPKNLPAANNPLLIEFDSKEKSLYKIIYDCINATYNILDDDYKLRSSTNEFESQRENYPVRREFNYYKVKSSNGSESLRAAIYELGFNLV
- a CDS encoding GIY-YIG nuclease family protein; amino-acid sequence: MKKHWVYILISDRGRRYIGSTSNLEQRISQHSRKHKGFTGTREAWELEIAVECESILDARGLESKLKSFKNSTKAIEYLKKAQG
- a CDS encoding 1-deoxy-D-xylulose-5-phosphate reductoisomerase, whose product is MQNIAIFGSTGSIGRSSLEVISKYPDKFKVSYLTTHKNIELLVSQAREFNPDAVVVTDNQAYGKLTEQNLLRCEVLPISGLIQIAKSDNVDIVIAAMVGFAGMESTIEAVKNKKRIALANKETLVVAGHLITELAKENGVEIIPVDSEHSAVFQCLVGEKINSLNKLILTASGGPFLKRQADEFQNITIDEALAHPNWKMGTKITIDSATMMNKGLEVIEARWLFGIGHEKIDVLVHPQSIIHSMVEFTDGSIKAQLGIPDMKLPIQYALSYPERLDHNFSPMDFSKHSTLTFEEPDLLKFRCLDLAYKSLDSGGTYPVVLNAANEVAVEKFLTKKITFDKIPNIIESALEKNKFNSNPDLEEIIECDKVTRDICNNFA
- the rseP gene encoding RIP metalloprotease RseP, whose amino-acid sequence is MELFNSIFYFVLTIGILITVHEFGHFIAAKLSKMRVDAFAVGFGQRLFGYNKLKGFSFGSLPKDIDLEGNTDYRLCILPLGGYVKVAGMIDESLDREFLNNEPQPWEFRSKSTGKKLFVISAGVLMNILLAFLIFWGVNIFKPIQHLKTTEVGYIPSKSAIELAGFKQNDKIISVDGKEVKYWDEILNHIFIKRIGEEFTAVVERDGKLKTLQVNSNLLQFDKSEGITLLPRQTKVVINQVTSNSRAENAGLKSEDVIVSLNNENIISNKQLIDIISSNPEKSIPMMYARGKDTIATNVIPNEEGKIGILSSMIIDAPVEYESHSFFGAGLQAMKNCYENTLLFFNIVGKVILGKVEFAKAFGGPIRIAQMAAQTADVNLFSFINFIALLSLSLAIINILPFPVLDGGHIIIILLEGIFQREIPSKVKIAIQNVGFVILLLFMAFVIYTDIMNF